The Myotis daubentonii chromosome 9, mMyoDau2.1, whole genome shotgun sequence genome has a segment encoding these proteins:
- the LOC132242194 gene encoding olfactory receptor 10A4, producing the protein MMWGNWTIVSEFVLVSFSTLSSELQALLFLLFLIIYLVTLTGNVLIILITTVDSALQSPMYFFLRNLSFLEIGFNLVIVPKMLGTLIIQDTTISFLGCATQMYFFFFFGAAECCLLATMAYDRYVAICDPLRYPVIMGRRACAQLAAASWFSGFPVATVQTTWIFSFPFCGPNRVNHFFCDSPPVIALVCADTSLFELEALTATVLFILFPFLLILGSYVRILSTIFRMPSAEGKRKAFSTCSSHLLVVSLFYSTAILTYFRPRSSTSPESKKLLSLSYTVVTPMLNPIIYSLRNSEVKAALKRVTHRTLGPKKL; encoded by the coding sequence ATGATGTGGGGAAACTGGACCATTGTCAGTGAGTTTGTTCTTGTGAGCTTCTCAACCTTGTCTTCCGAGCTACAAGCTCTactgtttctcctttttttgaTCATTTACCTGGTTACCCTAACGGGAAATGTCCTCATCATCCTGATCACTACAGTTGACTCTGCCCTACAAAGTCCTATGTATTTCTTCCTCAGGAACTTGTCCTTCCTGGAGATAGGTTTCAACTTGGTCATTGTGCCCAAGATGCTGGGGACCCTGATCATCCAAGACACAACCATCTCCTTCCTCGGCTGTGCTACTCaaatgtatttcttcttcttctttgggGCTGCTGAGTGCTGCCTCCTGGCCACAATGGCATATGACCGCTATGTGGCCATCTGTGACCCTTTGCGCTACCCAGTCATCATGGGCCGCAGGGCCTGtgcccagctggcagctgcttcTTGGTTCTCAGGGTTTCCGGTGGCCACTGTGCAAACCACATGGATTTTCAGCTTCCCTTTCTGTGGCCCCAACAGGGTGAACCACTTCTTCTGCGACAGTCCCCCTGTCATTGCACTGGTCTGTGCTGATACCTCTCTGTTTGAACTGGAGGCTCTGACAGCCACAGTCCTGTTCATCCTCTTCCCTTTCTTGCTGATCCTGGGGTCCTATGTTCGCATCCTCTCCACTATCTTCAGGATGCCCTCAGCTGAGGGGAAACGCAAGGCCTTCTCCACCTGTTCCTCCCACCTCCTGGTTGTCTCCCTTTTCTACAGCACTGCCATCCTCACATACTTCCGACCTCGGTCCAGCACCTCTCCTGAGAGCAAGAAGCTGCTGTCCCTCTCCTACACCGTGGTGACTCCCATGTTGAACCCCATCATCTATAGCTTAAGAAATAGTGAAGTGAAGGCTGCACTGAAGCGGGTCACCCACAGGACCTTGGGCCCAAAGAAACTGTGA
- the LOC132241675 gene encoding olfactory receptor 2D2-like — MRQTNQTQVTEFFLLGLSDNPHTQQLLFILFLGVYLVTVLGNVLLLTLVQVDSRLHTPMYFFLCNLSLADLCFSTNIVPQALVHLLSRKKVISFTRCAAQLLFFLILGGTQCALLAVMSYDRYVAICKPMHYPTIMTWKVCAQLAVGSWASGILVSVVDATFTLRLPYRGSNSIAHFFCEAPALLILATTDARTSEMAIFLVGVVILLMPVSLILVSYGHIIVTVVRMKSAAGRLKAFSTCGSHLIVVILFYGSAIVTYMTPKSSKELKKLVSVFYTMVTPMLNPLIYSLRNKDVKGALRKVTTRNLPCRLGVCHWQ, encoded by the coding sequence ATGAGACAGACAAATCAGACACAGGTGACAGAATTCTTCCTCCTGGGACTCTCTGACAACCCGCACACCCAGCAGCTGCTCTTCATCTTATTCCTGGGTGTCTATCTGGTCACTGTGCTTGGAAATGTGCTTCTCTTGACCCTTGTTCAGGTTGACTCCCGGCTTCACACAcccatgtatttttttctctgcaaTTTATCTCTGGCTGACCTCTGTTTCTCTACCAACATCGTTCCTCAGGCCCTAGTGCACCTGCTATCCAGGAAAAAAGTCATTTCATTCACACGTTGTGCAGCTCAGCTTCTATTCTTCTTGATTTTGGGGGGTACACAGTGTGCCCTTCTGGCAGTGATGTCCTATGACCGGTATGTGGCCATCTGTAAGCCTATGCATTACCCCACCATCATGACTTGGAAGGTGTGTGCCCAGCTAGCTGTGGGATCATGGGCCAGTGGCATTCTGGTATCTGTGGTGGATGCCACCTTTACTCTAAGGCTACCCTACAGAGGCAGCAACAGTATTGCTCATTTCTTTTGTGAGGCGCCTGCACTATTGATCCTAGCAACCACAGATGCCCGGACTTCAGAGATGGCCATTTTCCTCGTGGGGGTTGTGATTCTCCTCATGCCTGTTTCCCTAATTCTGGTATCCTATGgccacatcatagtgactgtggTCAGGATGAAGTCAGCAGCAGGGCGGCTCAAGGCATTCTCTACCTGTGGCTCCCACCTCATTGtggtcattcttttttatgggtCAGCAATTGTCACCTACATGACACCAAAGTCTTCCAAAGAACTGAAAAAACTGGTGTCTGTGTTCTACACAATGGTCACCCCCATGCTTAATCCCctcatctacagcctgaggaacaaGGATGTGAAGGGAGCTCTGAGGAAAGTGACCACAAGGAATCTCCCATGCAGACTTGGAGTTTGCCACTGGCAGTGA